A genomic region of Zingiber officinale cultivar Zhangliang unplaced genomic scaffold, Zo_v1.1 ctg240, whole genome shotgun sequence contains the following coding sequences:
- the LOC122037170 gene encoding L-ascorbate oxidase homolog encodes MSPTTLLMMLLSLLLGGVLPEDPYLYFTWNVSYGTIAPLGVPQQAILINGEFPGPNINSTTNNNVIVSVFNNLDEPLLFTWNGIQNRKFTWQDGVAGTNCPILPGKNFTYHFQVKDQIGSFVYFPSLGMQKAAGAFGGLRVNSRLLIPVPYDDPADDYTLLIGDWYTKSHKILEKTLDAGKPIGRPAGVLINGHSGKDASGNDDPPLFFMEAGKTYHYRICNVGLKVTLNFRMQSHSMLLVEMDGSHTVQNRYDSLDVHIGQCLSVLITADQTPGDYYVAASSRFTKYSISATGIIRYNGSNTPPSKDVPPAPEGWSWSFNQWRSFRWNLTASAARPNPQGSYHYGSINITRTIKLVSSTAKVDGKRRYALNAVSHEDTATPLKLAEYFGIAGKVFQYDIIGDEPPQDTSTIKIAPNVLNMTFRTFVEVVFENPERTTQAYHIDGYAFFPVGMGHGSWTPESRSLYNNMDAVSRHTIQVYQRSWSAVLMTFDNAGMWNLRSELWERRYLGQQLYFTIQSPERSLRDESNIPDNALLCGDVVGLPKPPPYV; translated from the exons ATGTCGCCGACAACGCTGTTGATGATGTTGCTGAGTCTCCTCCTCGGCGGCGTTCTCCCCGAGGACCCTTACCTCTACTTCACCTGGAACGTCTCCTATGGCACCATCGCTCCCCTCGGCGTCCCCCAGCAGGCCATCCTCATCAACGGCGAGTTCCCCGGCCCCAACATCAACTCCACCACCAACAATAACGTAATCGTCAGCGTCTTCAACAACCTCGACGAGCCCCTCCTCTTCACTTG GAATGGGATTCAGAACCGGAAGTTTACGTGGCAGGACGGTGTGGCTGGGACCAATTGCCCGATCCTGCCGGGGAAAAACTTCACGTACCATTTCCAAGTGAAGGACCAGATCGGTAGCTTCGTGTACTTCCCCTCTCTCGGGATGCAGAAGGCGGCAGGCGCCTTCGGCGGCCTCCGCGTGAACAGCCGCCTCCTCATCCCGGTGCCCTACGATGACCCCGCCGACGACTACACCCTCCTCATCGGCGACTGGTACACCAAGAGCCACAAGATCCTGGAGAAGACGCTCGACGCAGGGAAGCCCATCGGCCGTCCCGCCGGCGTCCTCATCAACGGCCACTCGGGCAAGGACGCCTCAGGCAACGACGATCCGCCACTCTTCTTTATGGAGGCCGGCAAGACCTACCACTACCGCATCTGCAACGTCGGATTGAAGGTGACATTAAATTTCCGGATGCAATCGCACTCGATGCTACTGGTGGAGATGGACGGGTCCCACACGGTACAGAACAGGTACGACTCCCTCGACGTCCACATCGGCCAGTGCCTCTCCGTCCTGATCACCGCCGACCAAACTCCCGGCGACTACTACGTGGCGGCCTCCTCGAGGTTCACCAAGTACAGCATCTCCGCCACCGGGATCATCCGCTACAACGGCTCTAACACCCCGCCGTCGAAGGACGTCCCGCCTGCGCCGGAAGGTTGGTCGTGGTCGTTCAACCAGTGGCGTTCCTTCCGGTGGAACCTCACCGCCAGCGCCGCCCGCCCCAACCCGCAGGGCTCCTACCACTACGGAAGCATCAACATCACCCGCACCATAAAGCTAGTCAGCTCCACCGCGAAGGTCGACGGGAAGCggcggtacgcgctcaacgcggtGTCGCACGAGGACACCGCCACGCCGCTCAAGCTCGCCGAGTACTTCGGCATCGCCGGCAAGGTGTTCCAGTACGACATCATCGGCGACGAGCCGCCGCAGGATACCTCCACCATCAAGATCGCGCCTAACGTATTGAACATGACGTTCCGGACGTTCGTGGAGGTGGTGTTCGAGAATCCGGAGAGGACGACGCAGGCGTACCACATCGACGGCTACGCCTTCTTCCCCGTCGGGATGGGGCACGGGTCGTGGACGCCGGAGAGCAGGAGTCTGTACAACAACATGGACGCGGTGAGTAGGCACACGATCCAGGTGTACCAGAGATCGTGGTCGGCGGTCCTGATGACGTTCGACAACGCCGGGATGTGGAACCTGAGGTCGGAGCTGTGGGAGCGGCGGTACCTCGGGCAGCAGCTCTACTTCACGATCCAGTCGCCGGAGCGGTCGCTGAGAGACGAGAGCAACATCCCTGACAACGCGCTGCTCTGCGGCGACGTCGTCGGCCTGCCGAAGCCGCCACCCTACGTCTAA